The region CCTAGATATTGTAATCTTGGAAGAATGAGTTGCCATTAAAGTTGCTGTGGATCATCTTTGTATTCTGTAAATGCATGGAATGTATGTAGTagtgaattttttatttgttttctggGTTCAAATAAATGCTTTTTTAGACTTTACATTTTCATGTATGTTATATACTAGAATCCATGTATGCATTTCTTGGTTTCAGTTTGTGTTTCCTGTGTAAATACAAATTAACACATTATTAAATGTGTCATATTAGTCGTGTTCCGTAttctctttttatatttttatacttgaaaatagtaataaaaaaaaagtttttcttTACCCATGGGGTTCATTgtgtaatatatatttgttaaaaatcAGGGACAAAATTTGTAACTTTCCATGAATACTCTTGATTTTTATTGCGATCAACATAATTTGAGGATAAAAAGtaatatctaaaataaaatttaattaattaatagtatgcaagaaaatatcaaaattttataattaaaaaaaagcataTGATGTCAATGTTTCATATCTTTGATTTCTACTTTGAAGAGTTGTATCTAATTATgagaatataataaataattttatatgattGTTTTAAATATccataatattattataagatgTTGCTTTACCATTGCATATTTTGTAGTTTTCTAATTGTTTtcaattttatatgaaaattgtACTAATATTTCCATTTTAAATTGTAAGGACTTAAATGAGAAATATTTCATACTTCAAAAGGACTTAATTATATAAGTAAAAGAATCAAATTAACCTTAATGTATAACCTTCTAAAATTATTATAAGTTTGAATAGTTGAAACcttattaaagttttaaaataaagaaaaatgtagTTGATTAAATTAGAGATCGTTCTGATTGACATATTGAAGAAGAGGTTGAAAGAGTTCTAGTTATTGGTGGCCAATGGTaacattaattacataaaattaaatttaatgttgttttttaatagattaaaattaacaattgtgaaaataaattcaattcaattcaattcaattcttaaAATTATTAGTGAAATTATTTCGTACATGTCAATGGAGTTTTTAAACTCTAACAGTAGAGTTAAGGGGTTAACAAGTATATTGTACAgtctaataaaatattaaaaataaatatctttaaaaaaaagaaacaaatatcaATTctgcaaaacaaaacaaatataatGCCAATGTATCAAATATTCACTTCaacattaatcatataaaaattaaaattaatggttgaagtaagtattttttatatgatataaattatataataattatagatatattaaagcattaattgaattaacaatttgcaatttttcatttatttattttcctacaAGTTCCATTTATATTTGGGAGATTCTTTAACATTAAGTCTAAATTCGcctaaaaataatttcataatggtcaataaataatttaatccttCATTATTGACATGTCATGCATAAAGAGacacaacataatttttttttgggtaaaaacattaaaaaaattcttaaatatatttaCTTTGTAATATAATTTATGATATGATGTATattagacctgttcatgggccgggcggcccggcccggcccgacggcccatctgaaatatgggagggttcgggtaaaaatataggcccgaaatatgggcttgtgTAAAAattgaggcccgtttaaaaaatgggccaggctcgggctcaacttttttggccaaagcccggcccgaatataataaatatatattttttatttttattttttaattttaaaatactttaaaattttttttatttttttatttttaaaatatattttttgtgtttattaaaaatcgggccgggccgggctcattatttttcccgggccgggcctgggtaaaattttaggtccatatttcgggccggAATTTTTTTTCCCAGGCTCGGCCCGAACCCAGCCCGGCCTGGCCCGACCTATGGACATGTCTAAATGTATATGCTGTTGTACTTTATTTTATAGCAATCAATtaaggaaaatttaaaaatgttcaTAAAAACGTTTAATATATCTGGTTTATGACCATATTATTGGTAGAAAAATTTATGTTACCTAAAGTGTAGAgtttataaaatgtaatttaatttacTAATACCATAGGAGGGTTTTTATCCAAACATGTAAAATTCTAGATAAGTTTGATGTACAATATTTGGCATCATATTACATCGCCACGTGTATTTTTTGAAAATGATGTTAGATACtttcaatataaatttatttattgtggtttgaaaatatatatttttgtgcataattacataaaattaaagtttatgtattaAATTGTACATCAAAATAAAGTTCATGTACAAAACTGATATTTAtcgttattttcttttactttctaaATAGTtacgaaaaattaaatataatatgctcaaagtGACTACATTATTAATAactttatgtttttgttattcaACTTCAGAAAGTTAAAAATAATtgctgaactatttgaaagttttcatttgagTTACTATGCTGTTAAAATCACTACTATATGTCCTCTGCTTGCACCATTGCATCAGTCGAAAGCTCTCAttccccttctcttctacaattcagtttttttcataaaacaactttgaaCATCATAAATCTACAAGCTAAAATCCAAGCAACTTTCTTCTTCGATCATTGACATTAACCGTcagatcgacttggatttaaagCATGTTCTTCTACTCGTCTATGAGTAATGATCTACCGTACCGATCGTCGAATCATCATTTGGAccattttataatcttttaaagttaaataaccaaaacataaacttattaatagtttaacctactataaaaaaaatgaaaaaacaacCATGACAACAACTTGGGAGGAAGACAAAAGGGGCACCTTGGAGatttaatcacttaaattttcatgaaattatatattaataaaatggtaaaattgcgGCTATTTTACTTATCTAACtcacaaaatttaatatttacaaaaatgaccttagtttaaaaatatttatcaaaataacctGAAATGAACAGTAGATTTAGGTTTTGAGAACCCAATGGCTAGCACTACCTAGTGTTTTGGCCCCATGGTTACCTGATGATTGTGTcaagttttaaaagaaatgattttttttagtttgggAACCCAATGACAGACACCaggatattttttaaaaaaatcatatcataCTAGTATACAAAAATACtagtatttaataatttttttttggttctggCCATGTAATGGTCTGCACCAAAGacattaaaatgttttttttttgtgccGGCCGACTCCAGGTACAATTTTCGGTTCCCAagacatttttttttactttgggacACTAATGGCCAGTATCggtgtatttaaattttttttacatggcCAGCACCAAGTAAAATTTTCGGCTCCCaatgcatttttttttaaaattttggaacaTTGACGGTTGGCACTagtgtatttaaattttttttagggtgCTAGCCATCAGTgtcccaaagtaaaaaaaaaaattgccttAGGGACCGAAAATTGTACTTGGTGCCGGCCATCTACTTGCTagcaccaaaatttttttattaaatgtacTTGGTGTCGACCATTACATTACCAGctcctaaatttttttaaatatactgGTATCGACTATCAGTgtcccaaaataaaaaatatatatcttggGAACCAGAAATTGTATTTGGTGCCGGCCATTACATGGTcagaaccaaaatttttttattaaatattgatatttttgtatatcaatatgatatgatttaaaaaaaatcctgGTGCCGGCTATTGGGttttcaaactaaaaaaaaattatttttttaaagcctGACACAATCATCAGGTAATCATGGGGTCAAAACACTAGGTAGTACTAGTATCGGCTATTGGGTTCCCAAAACCCAAATCTACTGTTTATTTCaggtcattttgataaatgtttttgaactaaaattatttttgtaaatattaattttttttgtgttagatgggtaaaataacttaaaatttcacATTAAACTCTTAATaatttatgacaaatttactttCAAGTACTCTCCATCTTCCACAAGCAAAAAAAAAGGTCAATATTTTCCTAAAACATTGTTCGAAATGAAGTTGTTGAAAATGGAGCAGTTTAACACCAGCACTGCAACAACAACAACTCCAATCCACTACCTAAAATGGCAGAATCAAATATAtttacatacacatatacatatatctaatCCATTAACCATCCATTCCATTTTCATCCCCTATATAAACCAACATTCCACTAACCATTTTTCTCATCAAAATCTTAAATTCCCATTTCTCTTTTCAACAAACAAACACACATATATTCTCTCTCTAATGGCGACAGCTGAGAAAAGCGGTGAAATAGCAATCAACATGTCGGAGACAAAAGCCAGTACTAAAGGAAAAGCTCCATTGTTAAACTCTTCCAAAGCTTTCGCCGTCGTCGAACCACCGAACCGAGGAGCCAAAAGAGGTATCGCCATTGGTGATTTCTTTTTGAGACTATGTGCCCTTGGAGCCGCCCTCGGTGCCGCTATATCAATGGGGACCGCCGATCAACTTCTCCCTTTTACAACTCAGTTCCTCCAATTCGAAGCTCAATACGATGATTTTGATGCTTTCCggtatgttttctttttctaaaattttattttttggggaaattaacatttaatccttaaacttgtTAATTGTTTACACTTTGGTCCTTTAAAATTGTTTTTGGATCCACGTTAGTTTTGGAGCTTGGTAGATTTTTTTTCCTCAATTTATCTTTCAACTTTGAGATTTTGTATACcatcatttgaatttttttgtattttttattttatataaaaattataaatttttagatgATGATAGAAAAAAACCTTGACtttcttaaaatagaaaatttatgttttagcttctctaaaaatttaaaaaatattataaactaatatataataaaattatattttaatccctaaaataaaaaaaattgtgatttAATCTTTCTAGAAATCGTAAACTTATAAATTTACAATGAAACCATTTCATTTTGGCTCTCATACAaagtttgaatttattttcaatCCTTACAAAATAATTTCCTGTCTTCATCCCTAAGTGTTTTAcgtcaatattttaatcaaaatatgttaactatttgaataaaatattaaatttattctttcttttaaaagttaataaaaattataaaagtaaaaggaatcaaattatatcaaattaaaatataatgataaattctcaaatttaaacataattgaAGGATGAAAATCGTAATTTgatcaaattcaaataaatatgtgttatctaatatatatatttattaattatgtaGGTATTTTGTGATCTCACTTGCCATGGTTACTGGTTATCTTCTCCTGTCATTGCCATTTTCCATAGTCTGCATCATTCGTCCACTTGCAACAGCTCCAAGGCTCTTCCTTGTCATCTTTGATAGTGTAAGTTAAACTCGGGAACCAGCAGtcaaaaaattggtttaatttcATTAAATGCCTTGAAATTATTGTCTGTATTTTAAATTGGTCATAAATTTCAAAAGTTCTAATTATGTCTTCAAAACGATTAGGTCATTCTGAAAATTTAGTTGCCAATTTAGACATTAACTGTCGATTTAAATATGAGGTGGGTTTATATTTAGAATATGTATACTTAtagtttattttatctttttaacatGTTAGATCAAATCacgtttttacaatttgatccatttgttttaaatatattcCACATAAAGTTCGAGTTAGTATTTATTGCTCAAGCTAGTAACTCGATTGATATTCGatacttttaaaagtttaattagaatgttttagaataaatttgaatattttagtcATAGTTTAAAGATATATAGTGCAATTAACTGTCGTATTTAAAATTTCCTTAATGTGAGAGGAGCCAAAGGTGACCCCttcaaaaatttgtaaaattgacATTAAGctcttcaaaatttttgaaaatttcaattagACCCTCCCAACTTAATGCCACGTTCCGCCACTGGTTTTCAACCAAGATCGAAACATGAATACAGGGATTTAACCCTCATACCAAAATCTCAACAATATTTAATTACCGAGTATAATTTATTCATCATTATGATCGTTATTTTATGATGTCTAATTACAGATAATGGGGGGTGTAACCATAGCAGCAGGTTCAGCTGCTGCAGCAATTGTATATGTGGCTCATACAGGGAACCCAAACACCAATTGGCTTCCTATTTGTCAACAGTACGGTGATTATTGCCAAAGTGCAAGTGGAGCAGTGATAGGTTCTTTAATAGCTGGTGCAGTCCTCTTCTTTATAGTTATACTTTCAGCTTTTGCTCTTAAAAGAAGCTGAAAAAACCACTTCCCATGGAAGTTAAGTTTCCattgatttatgaaaaaaaaGCATTTGAATGATTTCCTTTGCTTTTTTTGGTGTGTAATCTTATGTTCCCAACTTTCTTTTTAAATGTTGAATGTAATACACTTTCATTGTATGTAAGTCCCTTTACTCTCTAAAAATTTGAATTCTATCcctttgcttttttatttttgaattcttGCCCAATTGTTAactttgttaatttttttctgttaaaattCATTTTCATTACTGTTATAAAGAACGTTGATAATGGTGGTAAAACGATcgcaaaaaaataagaaaagaaaaataagaacacacaaattttatgtgaaaacccttttgaaaaaaaaatcacgaGCAAATGAGAAGAAATTCACTAATATTGAAaaacgaatgatacaagaggagtttttACTCCATCTATTTAAGGATTGAAAAACtctattctaatcaaagtcaaattgTAAAAGTATAATTCTATATGGACTCAACTTGTGACCCTCGGCCTCTCGCCCCATAGATTCCTTCATTTtgtcattatatttattattcaacAAGAGACGAGATTCGGGTCATACAATCACtaacaattataattttattctttttgttaCATAGTTAACAAGAGAGTATTttgttatttcaaaatgtcacactgatgaatttaacaaaagaattttaatgGCGCTAACAATtcgacctaaattttgaaatctaaaaagtagaaggaccaaattcttaaaaataaaaatagagaaaataaattccaattttctaaaagtatcgatacctagagcatattttaaccattaTACAATGTAAATCTGTCATTCAATGTTCCTACTTCCAATGGTTATATATCAATGTTTCagcaaattttcattataaaaagtTGTGCTCTAAGCCAAACTTTGTGTACTtattaaagaaatgaaaaatcaTTATTAACTTGAGATTAATTGATACAATTTAAGagtttgtaagtttaattaatttttcatcaaggtttaagggtttagcaaaaaattaataaatttgggtaaattcaattattaatcctaatcaatttagtccaaatttcactaaaaaatcaATTCGATCCAAAttcgaaaattttattttaatcccaaaaattgaaagaaattcaatcTAAAACCTCAATTCTATAATACAAGGCCCAATAAGCTCGGAATTAAAATGCTCAGAGAAAATTAACACCCACAATACgagagaaaattttatttaacaaatttataaaaaatgatataaaagtCAAATGTGGCTTTGGTTGAAATGGTAAATATGAGATAGTGAAAACCATGATGTTTTGGGTTTAAATCTTATAATCTTCATCATGTGTATGTATTTtgctaaatttatcaaaatataaaaagacatgaatacacta is a window of Gossypium hirsutum isolate 1008001.06 chromosome D08, Gossypium_hirsutum_v2.1, whole genome shotgun sequence DNA encoding:
- the LOC107932470 gene encoding casparian strip membrane protein 1 codes for the protein MATAEKSGEIAINMSETKASTKGKAPLLNSSKAFAVVEPPNRGAKRGIAIGDFFLRLCALGAALGAAISMGTADQLLPFTTQFLQFEAQYDDFDAFRYFVISLAMVTGYLLLSLPFSIVCIIRPLATAPRLFLVIFDSIMGGVTIAAGSAAAAIVYVAHTGNPNTNWLPICQQYGDYCQSASGAVIGSLIAGAVLFFIVILSAFALKRS